A stretch of the Medicago truncatula cultivar Jemalong A17 chromosome 5, MtrunA17r5.0-ANR, whole genome shotgun sequence genome encodes the following:
- the LOC11437135 gene encoding uncharacterized protein — MMNATRAEAERLLGISEKLLQNRDLMGSKEFAILAQETEPLLEGSDQILAIIDVLIASEKRVNNNPDWYSILQIDRRSDDLDLIKKQYRRLALLLHPDKSRFHFADHAFKLVADAWAVLSDPVKKSHYDKDLSFFARVDLSVPGWVQQDKLPVRRTGPGPVNGPGPRNSAASAREEVAADVRRNATFWTTCPYCYRLYEFPKAYEGFCLRCPNSSCDKSFHGVNVPSLPPLVPGQEAYYCCWGFFPMGFVVGNDGAEEKRAEPELAPEIVVEPEEPAPVPISVQGVSGSSLPNWMPAPVPVENGGNNVVSVTATVTTPVRVTTRSGAVTGGVSNGVASGPKKRGRPRKYY; from the coding sequence atgatgaacGCAACTCGAGCAGAAGCTGAACGGTTACTAGGAATCTCCGAAAAGCTTCTCCAAAACCGAGATCTAATGGGTTCCAAAGAATTCGCAATCCTAGCACAAGAAACCGAACCCCTTCTTGAAGGTTCCGATCAGATCTTAGCAATCATCGACGTTCTCATCGCTTCCGAAAAGCGCGTCAACAACAACCCTGATTGGTACTCCATCCTCCAAATCGATCGCCGATCCGACGACCTCGACCTTATCAAGAAACAATACCGCCGTCTCGCTCTTCTCCTTCATCCCGACAAAAGCCGCTTTCATTTCGCCGATCATGCTTTCAAGCTCGTTGCTGATGCTTGGGCTGTTCTCTCCGATCCGGTAAAGAAATCTCATTATGATAAAGATCTATCTTTTTTCGCTCGGGTTGATTTATCGGTTCCTGGTTGGGTTCAGCAAGATAAGTTACCGGTTCGTAGAACCGGGCCTGGGCCTGTTAATGGGCCCGGTCCACGGAACAGTGCGGCGTCTGCTAGAGAGGAGGTAGCTGCGGATGTTCGGAGAAATGCGACTTTTTGGACGACGTGTCCTTATTGTTACCGTTTGTATGAGTTTCCAAAGGCTTATGAGGGGTTTTGTTTGAGATGTCCTAATTCTAGTTGTGATAAATCATTTCATGGTGTTAATGTTCCGTCTTTGCCGCCGTTAGTTCCGGGGCAAGAGGCTTATTATTGTTGTTGGGGTTTTTTTCCTATGGGGTTTGTGGTTGGAAATGATGGTGCTGAGGAGAAACGGGCTGAGCCGGAGCTGGCGCCGGAGATTGTGGTGGAGCCGGAAGAACCTGCTCCTGTGCCAATATCGGTTCAAGGTGTGTCTGGGTCTTCGCTTCCGAATTGGATGCCAGCGCCTGTGCCGGTGGAGAATGGTGGGAATAATGTAGTGTCGGTGACGGCTACTGTTACTACACCGGTGAGGGTGACTACGAGGTCAGGTGCTGTTACTGGTGGTGTTTCAAATGGTGTTGCTTCTGGTCCGAAGAAGCGTGGAAGGCCGAGGAAGTATTATTAA